ATGCGGTACTTGGGGAATGGTGCAATATTGGTGCGGATTCCAATAATTCCAACCTGAAGAACAATTATGCCAAAGTACGTTTGTGGAATTACGCTACGGAGAAATTTGAACAGACAGGCCTGCAATTTTGTGGCCTCATGATGGGCGATCATAGTAAAACGGCTATCAATACCATGTTGAATACGGGTACGGTAGTAGGGGTGAACGTCAACGTTTATACGCCAGGCTTTCCCAGGAATTTTATACCCAGTTTCAGTTGGGGAGGAGCTTCCGGCTTTTCTACCTATATGCCGAACAAAGCTTTTGAGGCGGCAAAGGTGATGATGGCAAGAAGGGGAGTAGCGTTTAATGAGATTGAAGCGGCTATATTAAATCATGTATTTGAAGAAACCAAGAAATGGCGTAAGTACTAGTTCTCTTTCAAATATGAGGTAAAAGACATGAGCAAGAAAGTAGCATTTTATACATTGGGCTGTAAGCTTAATTTTTCCGAAACTTCCACGATAGGAAGGAATTTGGTGAAAGATGGTTTTGAGCGTGTAGACTTTTCCGAGAAAGCGGACATGTATGTTATTAATACTTGCTCCGTAACCGATAATGCGGACAAAAAGTTTAAAACGATTGTAAAACAAGCGCAGAAGGGAAACCCGGAAGCCTTTATTGCTGCGGTAGGGTGTTACGCACAACTAAAACCCGAAGAGCTTGCTGCCGTAGATGGTGTTGACCTAGTATTGGGTGCGACGGAAAAATTTAAAATCGGGGATTACATTAATGACCTTACTAAAAATGATTTCGGAGAAGTTCATTCTTGTGAGATAGCCGATGCCGATTTTTACGTAGGTAGTTATGCCATAGGAGACAGAACCAGGGCTTTTTTAAAGGTACAGGACGGATGCGATTATAAATGTACTTATTGCACCATACCCTTGGCAAGAGGCATCTCTAGAAGTGATGCTTTAGCGAATGTCCTACACAATGCTGCTGAGATAGCTAGTCAAGGAATTAAGGAAATTGTGCTGACCGGAGTAAATATTGGGGATTATGGTAAAGGCGAATTTGGAAACAAAAAACACGAGCATACTTTTTTAGACCTGATCAAAGCTTTAGACCAAGTAAAAGGAATCAGCAGGCTTCGTATTTCCTCTATAGAACCGAATTTGCTTAAGAATGAAACCATCGATTTTGTGGCCAACAGCAAGACTTTTGTACCACATTTTCACATTCCATTGCAAAGTGGAAGCGATGCGCTACTAAAACTGATGAAACGTAGGTATTTAACGGCATTGTATACGGAACGCATCCAAAGAATAAAACAAGTAATGCCCCATTGCTGTATAGGCGTGGATGTAATCGTCGGGTTTCCGGGAGAAACAGAAGCACACTTTCTGGAAACCTACCATTTTTTGAACGCGTTAGACATTTCTTACCTACATGTTTTTACGTATTCCGAAAGAGACAATACGGAGGCCGCTACGATGGACGGAGTCGTTCCTAAAAACGTACGGAATAAAAGGAGTAAAATGTTAAGGGCTTTATCCGTTAAAAAACGAAGGGCTTTTTATGAAAGTCAAGTTGGTTCGGAATTTGAGGTTTTGTTTGAAGGTGAAAATAGGGGAGGCTATATCCAAGGATTCACAGAAAATTACGTCAAAGTAAGAACGCCTTGGAATCCGTCTCTTGTCAATACACTGCATAAGGTAAAGCTAAAAGAAATAACAGCGGACGGGTTAGTAGCTATTGAATTTTTGAATAGTGAAGTAATACTATAAAAAAAGCCTCTCGGATGAGAGGCTTTTTATTAGATTCTAATGCCGACGGGCAACATTTCTTTGTACTGTCTGTTCTTCCTTAAGAACCCAGCAATAGAAGGGCTGGTAGGAACCACTCTTAAGTTTTTTTCCTGAATGTGATGAAGAACTGATTTGATGAAATTTTCTTTGAAACCTTCTTTGGTAATTCCCTCGGGAACTACGAGTTTGGTCAAAAACACTTTTCTTTCCTGAGAAGAATACTCAATTTTTGCGAGCTGACCTTCTACAGTGGTCTCGAATTGACGCAAGAAAGCATTGTCCTTAATAATAACATCGTTCATATAGTTTATTTTAGTGTTGGTATAAGACAAAAAAATTAC
This genomic window from Maribacter sp. MJ134 contains:
- the mtaB gene encoding tRNA (N(6)-L-threonylcarbamoyladenosine(37)-C(2))-methylthiotransferase MtaB, which encodes MSKKVAFYTLGCKLNFSETSTIGRNLVKDGFERVDFSEKADMYVINTCSVTDNADKKFKTIVKQAQKGNPEAFIAAVGCYAQLKPEELAAVDGVDLVLGATEKFKIGDYINDLTKNDFGEVHSCEIADADFYVGSYAIGDRTRAFLKVQDGCDYKCTYCTIPLARGISRSDALANVLHNAAEIASQGIKEIVLTGVNIGDYGKGEFGNKKHEHTFLDLIKALDQVKGISRLRISSIEPNLLKNETIDFVANSKTFVPHFHIPLQSGSDALLKLMKRRYLTALYTERIQRIKQVMPHCCIGVDVIVGFPGETEAHFLETYHFLNALDISYLHVFTYSERDNTEAATMDGVVPKNVRNKRSKMLRALSVKKRRAFYESQVGSEFEVLFEGENRGGYIQGFTENYVKVRTPWNPSLVNTLHKVKLKEITADGLVAIEFLNSEVIL
- a CDS encoding GNAT family N-acetyltransferase; translation: MNDVIIKDNAFLRQFETTVEGQLAKIEYSSQERKVFLTKLVVPEGITKEGFKENFIKSVLHHIQEKNLRVVPTSPSIAGFLRKNRQYKEMLPVGIRI